From the genome of Nicotiana tabacum cultivar K326 chromosome 17, ASM71507v2, whole genome shotgun sequence:
ttaaaatccaaaaatattccagcataatatcagtgttttaaaaggcgtgggcgtaaagCGAGGCGTTTTACATGTGCCtcagcggggcgtaagccccgaggcacgAGACGTAAGctccataggtatttaatttttaatattttataaaataatataatgacagtaaatatttataaacaggtaaaattgcataaaaattgaagaaaactatatatatgtgtgctccatccccacaaaaaactaatcaaaacaatctattatacgttacttacaagcacaagtaatttgagtctaaaagaataaaattttctatatggaggaacaaaaaggatgattaacctgtaatttgaactttgaatttgttgctatgaagaagaatgtagttctttttgtatttgtaaaaaaaaaaaatattcgttgcttttgggagatattagcagactagcggacaagtgggagatattagcagactagcggacaagttaaaaatttgaaaaaatcaagaattagggcttaaatcaataaaaaaggtctttacttttaaatttaatacttttgagttcctttttaaaccttttgagtaattaccaaactgacttttgagaatttgggtattatatgaaggactaattcaacaaattttgttttaatttgaaaaagtctctgggcGTACACCCCGAACGCTCGGGCGTACGCCCCAAATTGCGGGgagtacgcctcttgagactttcgccccacaccatcgccccggggcatttttggtacgcctcgccccGGGGCTCGCCCCAAAAACGTCTTTTAAAACAGAGatgttgaagtttgaatttttttatatataacattcTAGTACAATGTGCTGGATTTTCATAATGTGTTgcagttccaatataatatgctggaagtatATACAGGAGCTCCAcaatccaacatattatactaGAACTTTCCTTGTGCTGGAGTTCTAACATATATACTATACTGGAAGTTTATACGCTTGAGCTttataatccagcatattatgctggaacttttcatgtttcagcaaaatagtggctatttttcaatgactttataAACGCTGGTTATTTTTCTATTACCGGTCCTAAAACTGGCTAACCTATTTTCACCGCAAAAACAAGTTTTACTTTCAAAAGTTACACGAGCTAATTCTCACTGGCAAATTGAACGTTAAATTGCAAAGTGTGAAACATTGGTTATGATGGAATAGTAAATACATGTTCCGACACAATTGGCCATTCGGCACTAACTTAAACAACCGCTAGCCCATTATATTTGATTACAAATTATAGCAAAAACTTATTGCATTGGCTATAACAAATATTCACTAACCCACCTTATCTTTTTCATTCTGCCTCTTTGCTACGCCCAGCTGTACCATCCAAACAATTATCATAACCCATCATAAATATCAGTCTTTACTTTATCAATTTGATAGTTCCTGTAGTAAGATTGATATTACATGCACTTAATAGATTTTATTTTTAGTCAAGATATGGTTACACAGAAAAAAATGCTATACATGGTGTGGCGGGGGTATTGAAGTCTTTTCGGGTTAAGACTAAACATGTATTGCAAtcgattttatttttaatcaagaTATGGTTACACAGGGAAAAAAATGCTATACATGGTGGGGCGGGGGTATTGAAGTCTTTTCGGGTTAAGACTAAACATGTATTGCAATCGCGTCGCTGCCATCTCTAAATTAGTTATCAAGTTTGAGAAAATTCTGTCTTCAGTTCGCCCTCTTTCTTTTAGTCCCATGACGTTGGTGCGAAGGGATGCTCGAGTTGCCATCTCGTGACTATTTTAGAGGTAAAGTAATTGCTATATAACTAAAGTTCTCTTTAATGATAAATTTGAATTAATTTATTCTAATTGGAATTATCTTTTTGAATTATCGGAGTTTTATGATTGTTCTTTTTCAGATAACTATGCATAAAGTTGAAATATAtgctaaatagactgtcactatacaaaatatatacaaaaagactgtcattatacaaaaaaaatatactaaatagactgtcactatacaaaatatatacaaaatagattgtcattatacaaaaacaatatactaaatagactgtcactatacaaaatatatacagaatagactgttactatacaaaatatatacaaaattgattgtcactatataaaaaatatactaaatagactgtcactatacaatttatatacaaaatagactgccactgtgcaatttatatacaataactgtcactatacaaaaaatatactaaataaactgtcactatacaaaatagatatttcgggctattagatgtaatatATTTGGGCCGAAGAGACATTTCGGGTTAATGGAGGAAAAACATgaactattaaaattttgaggggtcATAGAGAATTATTTTCTCTTCTTAATAGCGTGCAGTTGGTTTGTGACTTTGGTTAGTAACTATCTATTGCATTATTTGCATCCATCAATGAACTATATGTTCCCATAGAGGAGAAAATGTGATTTTGAAGTACAGcctcaaataaacaattaaagccaaaataaatgaataaaaacctctttatattttgatagtataaaaaagaaaaaggaaactgtTTAGTGGGAAAATATGTGTAAAAGGATCATACCaaagagaaaaataaattgaGGGGAAGTATTTGGTCTGTTTCATGGGAGAACGTGGAGAAGGTGCCATACACTCTTCAACTTTTATCCCACCAAGAGAACATACTAACTAAattataataaaaagaaaaagtaaggcATTTTTAGTAGTTAGAGGAATTTTTTTCCCGAGGTAGTTAGAAGAATTCAATGAAGCTCAAAACAATTAAATTAGTCATTCTTGTATAGCACCTATGCTTTTCCTTTCTGAATAAAGGTCAATTATCCAATATGTTTCGTTTTTTCTTCCAAGTTCATTGCCTGTGGCTGCGGTATGTTGGAGCTATACCTGGAACTAACTCAAGTTTTGTCTTCTCAAAAAGAATATTTCAAGTTATGATATGTAAATTACTCCTTAATTAGGAGTCCAATATATGGTGGAGTAGGTGAAGGATTCAAAATTCGTATTCCAAATTAAATAAGCCCGTCATCGTATAGTCATATTGCAGCTAAATATGTTGACAAGTTTTTAAATATGCATCTTTTGGCACTTAATTTAGTCGTGTACCCTGTCTTTTGATGTCTTTTGATTCAATACCTTAAATCCTTAACCCTATAATCCTAAATCAGTGTCTTTATGGGGGCATATCATTAAATTTTTAGGTATTTACCGACAAACTAACGAAAGAAGTACTATTAGAATTATTCAAGGGGGAACAAAGGGGAAAattagaaggaaaaagaaaaacaaaagaggccGGAAGTTGAAGGAAGAAAATGCATTCCATAAAATTCtatacataaaatcataaagttcagaaagaaaaaaatcatACTTAAAAGAAGAATAAAGTTAGAATTTCTCGAGCCCGTTTATGAGCTGCCGCGTTTTATAAgtaccagtgttttaaaaggcgggaGCGTGAGGCGGGGCGTTTTACTTAATACGGGGCGAGGCGAAAGTCTCGAGacacggggcgtaagccccacggatctttaatttttttaaatttatgaattaataatatagcattataataaaataaaaatataaaagatacaTTAAAAGTtcaaaaaactaaaaacaattaaagaaactcatataaaataaaatatttagcatattttacaagtataattaatataatattgTTAAAGTTACTATGAAATATGAATTAACTATAacctcttaactttcaaacaattaaaaattataatttcttaaaaaatattatcaaactgcatattttacctctttaaaagtaaattctcaataaattttatcaacactgtaatttaaaatattactccttcttgcgtaaatataaaattatttttaaatatttagtaaaagaagaaatgtatgataattttgagagacataaaactaagacatgaagatTTGTTAagtaaagatataaattttagtcatctatttttaaaagaaatatttaaatgATATTCACCCTCACGATATTTTCAattagtaaatatgcaatacactATGgtttgttatttgagttatttacaatTTTTATATTCCTATAGATAAAAAGAACTTTAATCAttcatttgttaaagaatttaagAGTCAACGGTgcaaattaatgaattcaacacATGATTTGCATAGGAACTATAGGGCGAGTCCCGAGCGTTGAGCGTTAGGTGTGTTTAGGGCGTACAGTCGGACACTTGGGGGCGTAAGCCTCACAGAACTAAACCCCACACATGAATTTCAAGGCGTTTTGATAGTGCCCGTCCCGGGACGGATCTCAAAAAAGCCTTTTAAAACACTCATAAGTATTGATGACAACATGAcaaatttatcttcgaaaataaaATCATTACTAAACCACCATTATAGTAAAAGGTGTAGAGACACCGACTTCCTCACAGCCTACGCAGTAACGCAGCAGGTAGAGGCTCTGATTTAATTTCTTATTATTAAATTATCTTCTTGTCCTTTGTTCTTACTTTTTGTTTTGTACTTCTCTTCTCTATATGCCgtatagaaaaagagaaaaatagataGACTTATTACTAGAGCCGAAAAGACAGAAGAGAAGATGGGCAAGTTGATACTTTGATCCATGATACTTGTCTTAGTGGACATATCTtgtgattttcttctttattgttTTTTCATCGCGTTCCGTATTTGTTTTAGGGTCCGGATAATTCATATTCGCATCGAAAATTTCAATTTGATGTAATGTTCTCCCTATCAAAGATGACTCTAATTTTAAGGTTCAAATTCGAAATCTCTGATTAAAAAATATATACGTACCTATCACCCACCCACTGCAACCTTCAGTAGTATATATGTAGTTAAGATTTTCATTGTTGTTATactatttccaaaaaaaaaaaaaaggagttttCAAGAGATTTCGTTATATAATTCGTCATATTCTACCTTGACGAGTTGACCATATCCAATTGGAGATcgcatgacataatatccatgtTATTGTCGCAGGGATTAATATAAACAATGAACATGGAAAATTTACGAGTGTTAGACCAAAAGGTCTTTTCACATAGCTACATAAAATGAATGTATTTTTTGTTGAACTCGAGCCACTtcataaaacattttttttgataagaaaaataaagaaatgataACAATTTTCATTGTTCGAGAAATATCACACAATGAACTTATAGTTTGAATCACGATACACATAGTTATTGGCTAATTCAATCGCATTTCCCCCTTGCTTATTATATATCAACTAATTAATCACCATTCAATATTAAGTTAGTCGGGGTCAATAATAAGAATCATCTACACTTATCTAATATTTTCATGGATCATTAAGTTAtgtaacttttttattttatccagATTTGAAACCAACACTCTTGAATTTTTTGTTGGCGGGTTCCAAACCTTTAAAAGAGGAAAACCTGAAAACTGGATGGGAATTGACAAAATTCGGCATTCTGATATTCTTTCTTCTCTCACAAGATATCTAATCAATGAATCCAATGGATTAAATTCCAAATAATTATCATGCCAGCTTTTTGCTGGCCCCCAATTTAGTGGAAGAGAGTTTCAGAAACTGAAACGAATCCGAATATATTGGGATCACGAACCATTTtcataacccccccccccctcccccaaagAACAATAATTAAGTGAATAATTAAAGAGTTCAATTAACTTTATGTAATTGTGTATAGAAAGTACTAGTTTCTCGGCACGTGCGTTGGATGTGTATGCcgaatcatgtagttaatatTAACTAAATAATCATACTTGAAGAAATAAAGTACATGTGAAGATTAATATGAATTGTCTCATCGTGACTAGTCTATTGAGGGTCAAAGTGACTGTATATCGTTTGAATCTACAAAAATGAACAATCAAAATATAATTAgataaaaaaattacttattttttaattttatgaggTATAAAATTGTAATAAAGCGTGTTTCACCTAATAGTTCCTTATAGTTGATATTCCGAGGACATAGAGTTAAAATTATTGATGTTCGTAGCTCGATAGCATTAATTTGACACATATATTTTTAACCAACATAAATGATAAAATTGTAACGACatgctatttatttattttaaactcACATTAGGAGTGTACATAAGTCGGGTGGGTtcgaatttttcaattatcaaaccaaaccaatggtgtcaggtttttaaatttataaaccaaaccaaaccaacaaagttgggtttttcaatctcgatttttcttaggtttttcggattttcggaattttttttccggtaaagttttcatagcataaaatatgtaacttgtgctccaactatataatgtattttccaagaaaataacacaataatatgagataagtcatagcattatactaaaatattcaataacaatgataaaataataaaattacataaaataaatattgctaattaataagccataataaaaattaacataatctaaaaatactatataggtcatgctaaaataagtatagctaataagtactaatattaattacataactaaacactaaagaaaaagataaactaagttatgcattttcattataaaccaatgtaaaactaaaataattatccaacactatcgtcattcctagtattgaattgaacttttgttagcattagtattgatttgaactttgtttgagttactatatttatgggctttaaaatttatttaccattcaagaatgttaaatctaaacttgaaataatacgttaaaagataaaaatgtgaaaaagtttaagaaatatttataaattacattacaataaatatttatatgtataaaatatttttaaaaattatataaatgtactatcgggttggtttggtttcggtttgactttttttagttaaaaccaaaccaaaccaattatggtcgggttttatttTCTAATACCAAACCACATCGGATTTTTTTTTCGGTTTGACTCGATTTATCGGTTTGGTACGATTTATCGAATTTTTTGTACACCCCTAACTCATTATTTACAGTACTATTATAATGGTTAGTTATTCCTAGTTGACGTTCCTTGAGCTTTCCTTTCACACGTTTAGTAATTGAATTAGGTCTACATTTATTATCTAATGCAACTCTTCATAATTTTATGATAGTTAATAGCAACGAGGAAGCTGTCTAATGTAAGCCAGGTTCTTGTATTGATTTAAGGAggaatttattaattttcttaaggGTATTATAGTCTCTTAGTTTTATAGGGTCATTTAGGTCTTTTAACTTTCACTTTAGGCCTtcacacttataatatagtatgatatgatgatatgatatgatgatttatataattaaattaattataagttaaatacacaTAAATTTTGTGATAACATTGTTGAGTGTCACATCAGTTGGAAATTAACTGATGTGTTTACTTATGTGATCTTTTTAAAGTTGAGTTTGACTAAGGtccatttttttttaatcaaacacTAATTGTTGACGTATTAAAATGATAATTAATATGCCATACAAGCTAAATTCACTGATACTGCAAATAATCATTATGTCAATACATATAATAAGAATGGATGAATCTGACCCTGCAGGAAATGAAAGGGTCTAAGCATTGGTAAGGAAGCTTTTTAAGGATGCCAGCTTAGCTATTGGCATAAAATAGATTTAATTATAGTCTCATCACTCTAGTTTTTCACTTAGGCATAATGCAAACTAAAAGTGCATTATTCTATGCTTGGGGAAAAGCAGTGTGGGAACAATTGTTTCGTCAAACTTAACTTAAAGCACCCTCTGATTATCTtaatatatatagtttattgtcAAACATTTGTATAAAGAATAGAAAGTATATTTTTCTTAGAGGGAAAAGTTCATGATAGTCTAGCTCATAATCTAGTTGTTGATAGGCTTTTGGACCATATGCAAATCTTCGTCTCAAGCAATGATCCAAAGAAGAATCCCTTTCTCTTTTAGTTTCAAATTCCAAATCTATATTTAGTCCCACATGAGTCatgattttatttcttttaactaCTTTAATTAGATCTAATGATGCGCTGATCCTCAAATTAAATTTCATAACATGGCCTACTATGTTTAAGAACGTAATTTAAGTAAATATTTAATTGGATGATGAATAATTTAGTCACGGAGCGGCTTGTGTATTTTGTATAATTAAGGTGggtgatatttttattttaaaaatgcaCTTAGAAATCTTCTTTCTTAATTGCATAAATTAGTATAAGTTTCTTTTTTTTCCTGATAAAAATTACAGTATAAATTACTCtgcaaaataagaagaaaaaaaaaatagtaatgcCAACCGTCTCTTAATTTTTTAGAAGAAATTCACTCGGACATTTAACATGAGCTTTGCGTCAATGCCGACACATGAGGGGAACCAAAACCAGGAAACAAGCAGAACGATATAGCTGATATTAATGTGTTCTTAAAAGAAACGAAATTCCAAATAAATTACACCTTAGGACAAATCTAGTTTGCTCTGATCGCCGTAGATTTTCTGATAAAACAGGTAGTAAATGATTTAATACAAAATTCAAACattaatacaattttttttttttggggggggggggggagggatattattgttttctttcttctatacttatttacaaaaaaaaaaaaaaaaaaactaaaagaaagggtTCAAACTTTCCTTGAGAAACCTTAGTGAAGAAATTCTTGAAAAATGAATATCAAGAAAAAATAGTAGTAATAACCTTGCATTTAATTTATGGTTGATCACTTGAAGTCTCAGAAATGCTCTCTAAATGAGGTCTCCATACACcaactcttcctcttcttctatcTCTTTGTGTTGAGATTTTCTCCGACAAAATTTCACTCAAATATTGATCATTAGAAACCATCAAATTATtgctattactattactattaccaTTATTTCGGCCAATATTCCCATGATCATGAGCTTGTGGTAATGAAGAtcttgtcttctttttctttgttgtaGTTGATGATCTTGAACGAGTTTTCTCAGTTGAAGAAGGGATTGGCATAAGGAAATAAATCTTGCCACGTTGAAGTTCAGCATCAGGAGGAACTACAACGATCTTGGGACAAATTACCCCTTCTTCTGAGGAATAAGATGTTGATGGCTTCTTTAGTACATGTTTAGGGTAAAGCTTCATAATCTCAGCTGCTTTTACATGAGTTTCACTTATCTCTTCAACTTTTCCATTAGCATGAACTATTCTAATCACATCAAGTGCCCCACACGGTAGTATGCAAGATATGCAACATCTTATTGCGTTTTTCATTGCTATTTTTATCTTGCTCTCTCACAGAGGGATTttccaaaagaagaagaagaagaaagaaagaagagaagaagggGGAGATATAGAGGGAGAGATGagtaaaaaggaaatagaaagagaagtattctcttttcctttgtttatGTCAATGAAAGTAGCAAAATAAAAAGTGAAGAGGGGGAGGGATATAAGATATTGGTATCAATATCAATCAACTTGGTATAGTTTTTGTTACTAGAAATGATAGAGTTTATTATATGCTTTTGGggcttactttttttttttccttttctttttgtgtatactttttctttttcctcttttccttactttttaaaaatttaaaatacttGTTTGGGGGAGTTGAATTCTATGGCATGAATAATTGCACCTCATTTTTGTACTTTGGTTTTTGGATCCATCATTCAGGGCCCTTTGCCATTCAATTCCATTCCCCCATAGCCCTTAATTTTCTGAGTTCAATAATGGGAGTTTGGCTGCGTATGCATGAAAGCTTAGGGTCTTGGATGACCCCCATGTTTGTCCATGATTGGAATTGCCAAGTCAGCACAAGTGGGGGCCAGCATTTGCTTGAAGCTCAGACACGTGTCAGGATTAGAATTTGACACCTGTCAACATTTGGTTGAATTCTCCTGGTTTAGAGAGTAGGTGAAGAGGCTAATTAGTGTAGGGTCCTTGTTCAAGATAGAGCCAAATAGAAATATGAGAAGAGAATAGTGTTTTAGAATAGACAGGGTATTAGAGGATGGAGAAGGTTTCATTTGGTCCGTAGCTCATTAGGTTTAATTAAGAGTGAAAAGGAAATGGGGTTTTAATTTTTGCTATTTGTTGGAGTGGGTGGAGGGAGAAGGAGATATGGGGGCATAAAGAGATATTCTTTTGAGAGGAGTTTTTTGTGATCTTTCAATATCCCAAAACAAATCATGTGGGTTTGTGGTTTTCATTGGGAAAGTGAGGTGTTGATAGACTCCTTTTACTCATCTTAAGTATAGAATGGATTTTGGTTTTGGATAGTGCTTTGACTAATGTGGAGTTGCTTGTCCTATTTACCCTAGAAAACATGAACTTCTAGccacaaattaaattaaactgtgcttttttttcttcttttatcatTACCCAATATCAATATTCAAGAGATAAAAAATATACACTATCAATCTCTAATAATTTAGTTGGACTTTCAAGATTTCCTTTTTGAATTTGAAGAGGTGGGATTCCAATTCCAAGTACTCTTCTTTCCCTTAAATAAGTAGTAGTAGTATTCAAATCCAACATCATAACACAAAAGAAAATGGTTCATTCTGATCTGCATATCACAAAGTAAAAAAGTTGTAACATGATTGATTTGATGTGCATTACATTGTTATAGAATAATGCACCATACATTTACTTAGCGGGCCAACAAATGAAGCTTTGCTTAGAGCAGCAAGgtaaaaaaatacaaagaaagtttaaaactgTAGGTATAGTTAAACCTTATAAAGACATTGAGTTTTGCTTGGTTAATTTTGGTTGTCCCATCCAAGCTGTGGCCCAGTCATTAAATGGTTCAGATATGGAtgatagtgggcaacatgtgaggGCATGGAGAGAAGGGTCCATATGGGTTTGGAGAATGCAAGGGGGttgagagggggggggggaggggttctTATTTTAAGACAGATACAAACCTTATGATAAAATCTAGGATTGATTAGTTGGATTTATGGTTGATTAAGTGACTAAAAGTTTGAGATTAACctttatatatagtttatacaTTTTATATCTACGAATATAATTTACCTATTATAACATATCAATTTTTATGTTTGTTTTATAGGTTATCAATTCATGATTGTCATAAAAGTTCCCTTTTTACATGATTTGATAGTGTAAATAAATTTATAGTGTTAGTGTATACTAATTAAACTCGTAATCTATTATGAGAGGTCAATTTGGAgtgataaaaagaagaaaagggaaaatatGAGATGGATCATGGGCTGTCGGATAGCTTTAAATAATTGACAATAGGACAGTAGTGATAGGAACTCTTCTCTACCATAATTCTTTtgccaatcatcttctttgaagaaGTTAcaaaaagagaattttattaCCTTCTGACATatttatcaatatatatatatatatatatatatatatatatatatatatatatatatatatatatatatatatatatatatatatatatatatatatatatatatatatatatatatatatatatatatatatatatatatatatatatatatatatatatatatatatatatatatatatatatatatatatatatatatatatatatatatatatatatatatatatatatatgtaagaaGATCAAAGGTTTGGCTTCATCTTAGAATTGTTTTCTATATTAACCATGATGCAATTTCCTATATATTGTTCCAGCTCATGACTAGCTAGCATTTTGAGACTTCCTCTTTCTGGAACTGCTAGATAAAAGAAAGACTTTATGTTTTGTACGCGCTGATAATGTCAAGAATTTTAATATTATCGGATTAAGTTGACTTATGAAACTCTCGATCTCAACTATCAATTCTAACATGgtaatttgaaaaatatagtagTAACATGTGGTACTTGAACATATTAAGGTTGGTACAACTTTGTATTTCGTTAGGTGACAGAgagaagaaagaatgaaaaatgCCACATGTAAACAAACTTGATAATAGAGTCAATCAAGAAGAAATACTGCCTATACTCGAATTAAGAAGGAAAAAGTACATATAGCATGTGAAAAACATAGATGATAATCTGAATTGATTTGTACTTCAACAACTCTTGATGCTATTGATGAAGAGGACTGATCCTCAACTTGTGTGTAGTACCTATCAAACATATCTCTTTAATTAATGGGTGAAGAATGAAGGAGAACTTTTTGAGAATTTTGAGACTCAAAATACCTTTTTAAGGCCGACCAACGCTCATTACGATATACATTTGATAATGAAGTTTCATAATGAAAAGGAATGCAACATACTGCAACTGGTTAAAATTACGGTAAtcgtatatatatattttttttacattacCAACGTATTTAAGTTAAGCCCTTGAATATTTTACTACTATAGAATCAGATATAACATACTGAAACACTTTTTATGACATTGATACCAGTTTTTGGTTGATATagttttggtaaaaataagaacCGATTTTTCTTTGATCTGATCCTTCATGGAAAAATGAGGGAGACTTTTAATTGGGGAAAGAGCAAATTTTGTGTTTATATCAACAC
Proteins encoded in this window:
- the LOC107815232 gene encoding uncharacterized protein LOC107815232, with translation MKNAIRCCISCILPCGALDVIRIVHANGKVEEISETHVKAAEIMKLYPKHVLKKPSTSYSSEEGVICPKIVVVPPDAELQRGKIYFLMPIPSSTEKTRSRSSTTTKKKKTRSSLPQAHDHGNIGRNNGNSNSNSNNLMVSNDQYLSEILSEKISTQRDRRRGRVGVWRPHLESISETSSDQP